In a single window of the Pedococcus dokdonensis genome:
- the proC gene encoding pyrroline-5-carboxylate reductase produces MGTVAILGAGVMGETLLSGLIRSGRSADELIVTARRPERAEQLTDRYAVRAMSNVEAAQAADTLVLVVKPQDMGGLVEEIRGHVTAGNLVVSLAAGIPTQYLESRLPDGVAVVRVMPNTPALVDQGMAAVSPGRSADAAHLEEAAELLRSCGRVVQVAEKHQDAVTAISGSGPAYIFYVVEAMIEAGVVLGLPRPTATELVVQTLFGAATMMRETGQHPTVLREQVTSPGGTTAAALRQLDDHKVRAAFITAMEAAATRSHELASGND; encoded by the coding sequence ATGGGAACTGTGGCGATCCTCGGTGCCGGTGTGATGGGCGAGACCCTGCTCTCGGGGTTGATCAGGTCCGGGCGCAGTGCGGACGAGCTGATCGTGACCGCCCGGCGACCGGAGCGCGCCGAGCAGCTGACCGACCGGTATGCCGTGCGCGCGATGTCGAACGTCGAGGCGGCGCAAGCCGCCGACACCCTCGTCCTCGTGGTCAAGCCGCAGGACATGGGAGGGCTCGTCGAGGAGATCCGCGGTCACGTCACGGCCGGCAACCTCGTCGTCAGCCTCGCCGCGGGCATCCCCACGCAGTACCTCGAGAGCCGGCTCCCGGACGGGGTGGCGGTCGTGCGGGTGATGCCCAACACCCCGGCGCTGGTCGACCAGGGGATGGCCGCCGTCAGCCCGGGTCGAAGCGCGGACGCAGCCCACCTTGAGGAGGCGGCCGAGCTGCTGCGCTCGTGCGGGCGGGTGGTGCAGGTCGCGGAGAAGCACCAGGACGCGGTCACGGCGATCAGCGGCAGCGGCCCCGCCTACATCTTCTACGTCGTCGAGGCGATGATCGAGGCCGGCGTCGTGCTCGGTCTGCCCCGGCCGACCGCGACGGAGCTGGTCGTGCAGACGCTGTTCGGGGCCGCCACGATGATGCGGGAGACGGGCCAGCACCCGACCGTGCTGCGCGAGCAGGTCACGTCTCCCGGTGGCACCACGGCCGCCGCGTTGCGGCAGCTCGACGACCACAAGGTGCGGGCCGCCTTCATCACCGCCATGGAGGCCGCGGCGACCCGGTCGCACGAGCTGGCCTCCGGGAATGACTGA